One stretch of Pelmatolapia mariae isolate MD_Pm_ZW linkage group LG3_W, Pm_UMD_F_2, whole genome shotgun sequence DNA includes these proteins:
- the gigyf1a gene encoding GRB10-interacting GYF protein 1 isoform X1, which produces MTAETLNFGPEWLRALSSGGSVTSPPPSPAMPKYKLAEYRYGREEMLALYVKDNKVPEDMQDKEFAAILQEEPMQPLALVPLTEEEQRNFSMSVNSVAVLRLMGKGVGGAAPAGVVRGRGATRGGRGRGRGEGGFYQRSIEDAEVGFGRSVREIHRSQSWDDRGERRFEKPLRREVGRPGFEETGGPGGPGRKEYTRADSDNWRTLREEQEEDEGEPGSNWRLAGSRRDDGGPRSAGWRDHSGPGEGRRRKFDFDFRDSDGHGGGRRRAGSDGLEDDRDGLPEWCTDEEDGEMGTFDSSGAFMPMKKSSKETILEEFEFKGIEEEEEEGDSLADMERNSAEGDKDKEIKEAISVVGDGETKPASPSSSPTAHCPPPSLESQPSSASQVVDNAQLSNSQSVKASSTSGEDAAPLGGSKAQLSPSTAATSSSLPPPPPSSAAPLLPPSGGDAEDDEGMKHLQQEAEKMVASLQDTSLEEECFTQALQQQESRNTAAALPLTHEAAMKWFYKDPQGEIQGPFTTVEMCEWFQAGYFTMTLLVKRGCDEGFQPLGDVIKMWGRVPFAPGPSPPPLLVRQLPPTQRPQPNRGPAGTGNLDQERLKKQQELAAAALYQQLQQQQQLFQLMNRCSEQSMMPSMNRSMSVPDTGSMWDMHTSASQPSGGEASLWDITMNPSTQGPTLEQLQKLQQERRDAELRAKREEEEQRKRREEKRRQQEEQKRREEEEIFRRKQCRQQQELIMKLLQQTPQQQGPGAGSSSWSGASSSGLSKAGKPQALALLEIQQETERLLKQQQRAQQQRDRHSGLSMGSSSMGGQWVDGVGMWGGPGSLESKSSSGGSSGSMGMWDEAVKNQTGLRGNSNNNMGLKNSRSSPSLSDQYMIRRKRTEEEEKLLKLLQGMKPQDGFTTWCEQMLHALNTSANNSSSSVDVATIVAYLKEVESPYAVLDFIRSYLGDTVEAKEFAKQFLERRAKQKANQQRQQQQLSKEVAGLNMNFPLQDSMRGMNPNTLQSMFQSNHMGKAGLYDNQGGKMKKKQPMMLHSDPSILGYSFHNTGECMSLNEMEMVEDY; this is translated from the exons ATGACTGCTGAGACTCTTAACTTCGGcccagaatg GCTCCGTGCACTGTCCAGTGGGGGGAGTGTGACGTCTCCCCCTCCTTCCCCCGCCATGCCAAAGTACAAGCTGGCCGAGTACCGCTACGGCCGAGAGGAGATGTTAGCACTTTATGTCAAAGACAACAAG GTCCCAGAGGACATGCAGGATAAGGAGTTTGCTGCTATTCTGCAAGAAGAGCCCATGCAGCCACTGGCACTGGTACCTCTCACTGAGGAGGAGCAG AGGAACTTCTCCATGTCTGTGAACAGTGTGGCAGTGCTGAGGCTCATGGGAAAAGGAGTGGGTGGTGCGGCCCCAGCTGGAGTGGTCCGTGGACGAGGAGCCACACGGGGTGGTCGAG GCCGAGGCCGTGGTGAAGGTGGATTCTACCAAAGAAGTATTGAAGATGCCGAGGTGGGTTTCGGTCGCAGCGTCCGAGAGATTCACCGCAGCCAGAGCTGGGACGACCG GGGTGAGCGTCGATTTGAGAAGCCGCTGCGGCGGGAGGTGGGACGTCCTGGCTTTGAAGAAACTGGAGGTCCCGGGGGTCCGGGGAGGAAAGAGTACACAAGGGCTGACAGTGATAACTGGCGCACCCTAcgggaggagcaggaggaagacGAAGGGGAGCCGGGCAGTAACTGGAGACTTGCTGGATCCCGTAGGGATG ATGGTGGTCCTCGCTCAGCGGGCTGGCGGGACCACAGTGGTCCAGGAGAAGGTCGGAGGAGGAAGTTTGATTTCGACTTCCGGGACTCTGACGGTCACGGTGGCGGGCGTCGGCGCGCAGGCAGCGATGGTCTAGAGGACGATAGGGACGGCCTGCCCGAGTGGTGTACAGATGAGGAGGATGGGGAGATGGGCACTTTTGACTCGTCTGGAGCGTTCATGCCTATGAAG AAGAGTAGCAAGGAGACAATCCTGGAGGAGTTTGAGTTTAAGGGGattgaggaggaggaagaggagggagacagCCTTGCTGATATGGAGAGGAACAGCGCTGAAGGAGACAAAGACAAGG AGATTAAAGAAGCCATCTCTGTTGTTGGAGATGGTGAGACAAAGCCAGCATCTCCTTCGTCTTCTCCAACAGCTCACTGTCCCCCTCCATCGCTGGAGTCCCAACCCAGCAGTGCTAGTCAAGTGGTGGATAATGCTCAGCTGAGCAACAGCCAGTCTGTGAAGGCCAGCAGCACGTCTGGTGAAG ATGCAGCTCCATTAGGGGGCTCCAAGGCCCAGCTGAGTCCCAGCACcgcagccacctcctccagcctgCCTCCTCCACCCCCCTCATCTGCTGCTCCTCTCCTCCCGCCATCTGGAGGAGACGCTGAGGACGACGAAGGCATGAAACACCTGCAGCAG GAGGCAGAGAAGATGGTGGCATCACTGCAGGATACTTCTTTGGAGGAGGAGTGCttcacccaggctctgcagcagcaggagagcaGGAACACGGCAGCTGCTCTGCCGCTAACTCACGAGGCTGCCATGAAGTGGTTCTATAAGGACCCGCAGGGAGAGATCCAGG GTCCATTCACCACGGTGGAGATGTGTGAGTGGTTTCAGGCTGGCTACTTCACCATGACCCTGCTGGTGAAGCGGGGCTGTGATGAAGGTTTCCAACCCCTGGGGGATGTCATCAAGATGTGGGGCCGCGTGCCCTTTGCCCCGGGTCCTTCCCCGCCGCCCCTGCTGGTGAGACAGCTACCACCAACGCAGCGCCCGCAGCCCAACCGGGGGCCCGCCGGGACT GGAAACCTGGACCAGGAGCGCCTGAAAAAGCAACAGGAGCTCGCAGCAGCAGCTCTTTATCAACAGctccaacagcagcagcagctattCCAGCTCATGAACAG GTGCAGTGAGCAGAGTATGATGCCTTCGATGAACAGATCGATGTCAGTGCCAGACACAGGGTCCATGTGGGACATGCATACCTCAGCTTCACAGCCGTCAG GTGGTGAAGCCAGTCTTTGGGACATAACAATGAATCCTTCTACTCAGGGTCCAACTCTCGAACAGCTTCAGAAG CTCCAGCAGGAGAGACGAGACGCTGAACTCAGGGCGAAgcgtgaggaagaggagcagcgTAAGCGAAGGGAGGAGAAGAGAAGGCAACAGGAGGAGCAgaaaaggagggaggaggaggagatctTCAGACGCAAGCAG TGTCGTCAGCAGCAGGAACTGATCATGAAATTGCTGCAGCAGACCCCCCAGCAGCAAGGACCGGGGGCAGGCAGCTCAAGTTGGAGTGGGGCTTCCTCCTCTGGGCTTTCTAAGGCAGGAAAGCCCCAGGCTCTGGCTTTGCTGGAAATACAGCAGGAGACCGAGAGACttctgaagcagcagcagagagccCAGCAGCAGAGAGACCGC CACTCTGGTTTGTCGATGGGGAGCTCCTCCATGGGAGGGCAGTGGGTGGATGGCGTCGGTATGTGGGGAGGGCCGGGTAGTCTGGAGAGTAAGAGCAGTAGTGGAGGGTCTTCGGGCAGCATGGGCATGTGGGACGAGGCTGTGAAGAACCAGACCGGCCTGCGTGggaacagcaacaacaacatggGCCTTAAGAACAGCCGCAGCAGCCCATCACTCAG TGATCAGTACATGATCCGTCGTAAGCGCAccgaggaggaagagaagctgctgaagctgctgcagggcATGAAGCCTCAGGACGGCTTCACCACCTGGTGTGAACAGATGCTGCACGCTCTCAACACCTCTGCCAacaactcctcctcctctgtggatG TTGCCACAATTGTGGCATACCTGAAGGAGGTGGAGTCTCCCTATGCAGTGCTGGATTTCATCCGGTCCTACCTAGGGGACACAGTGGAAGCCAAAGAGTTCGCCAAACAGTTTCTGGAGCGACGTGCCAAACAGAAAGCCAACCAACAGAGACAGCAGCAACAG TTATCAAAGGAAGTGGCTGGATTGAACATGAACTTCCCTCTGCAG gATTCAATGCGAGGTATGAATCCCAACACTCTGCAGTCCATGTTTCAGTCCAACCACATGGGCAAGGCTGGTCTCTATGATAACCAGGGAggaaagatgaagaagaaacagcCCATGATGCTGCACTCTGACCCCAGCATCTTAG GGTACTCATTCCACAACACGGGCGAGTGTATGAGCCTGAATGAgatggagatggtggaggattacTGA
- the gigyf1a gene encoding GRB10-interacting GYF protein 1 isoform X2: MTAETLNFGPEWLRALSSGGSVTSPPPSPAMPKYKLAEYRYGREEMLALYVKDNKVPEDMQDKEFAAILQEEPMQPLALVPLTEEEQRNFSMSVNSVAVLRLMGKGVGGAAPAGVVRGRGATRGGRGRGRGEGGFYQRSIEDAEVGFGRSVREIHRSQSWDDRGERRFEKPLRREVGRPGFEETGGPGGPGRKEYTRADSDNWRTLREEQEEDEGEPGSNWRLAGSRRDDGGPRSAGWRDHSGPGEGRRRKFDFDFRDSDGHGGGRRRAGSDGLEDDRDGLPEWCTDEEDGEMGTFDSSGAFMPMKKSSKETILEEFEFKGIEEEEEEGDSLADMERNSAEGDKDKEIKEAISVVGDGETKPASPSSSPTAHCPPPSLESQPSSASQVVDNAQLSNSQSVKASSTSGEDAAPLGGSKAQLSPSTAATSSSLPPPPPSSAAPLLPPSGGDAEDDEGMKHLQQEAEKMVASLQDTSLEEECFTQALQQQESRNTAAALPLTHEAAMKWFYKDPQGEIQGPFTTVEMCEWFQAGYFTMTLLVKRGCDEGFQPLGDVIKMWGRVPFAPGPSPPPLLVRQLPPTQRPQPNRGPAGTGNLDQERLKKQQELAAAALYQQLQQQQQLFQLMNSEQSMMPSMNRSMSVPDTGSMWDMHTSASQPSGGEASLWDITMNPSTQGPTLEQLQKLQQERRDAELRAKREEEEQRKRREEKRRQQEEQKRREEEEIFRRKQCRQQQELIMKLLQQTPQQQGPGAGSSSWSGASSSGLSKAGKPQALALLEIQQETERLLKQQQRAQQQRDRHSGLSMGSSSMGGQWVDGVGMWGGPGSLESKSSSGGSSGSMGMWDEAVKNQTGLRGNSNNNMGLKNSRSSPSLSDQYMIRRKRTEEEEKLLKLLQGMKPQDGFTTWCEQMLHALNTSANNSSSSVDVATIVAYLKEVESPYAVLDFIRSYLGDTVEAKEFAKQFLERRAKQKANQQRQQQQLSKEVAGLNMNFPLQDSMRGMNPNTLQSMFQSNHMGKAGLYDNQGGKMKKKQPMMLHSDPSILGYSFHNTGECMSLNEMEMVEDY, translated from the exons ATGACTGCTGAGACTCTTAACTTCGGcccagaatg GCTCCGTGCACTGTCCAGTGGGGGGAGTGTGACGTCTCCCCCTCCTTCCCCCGCCATGCCAAAGTACAAGCTGGCCGAGTACCGCTACGGCCGAGAGGAGATGTTAGCACTTTATGTCAAAGACAACAAG GTCCCAGAGGACATGCAGGATAAGGAGTTTGCTGCTATTCTGCAAGAAGAGCCCATGCAGCCACTGGCACTGGTACCTCTCACTGAGGAGGAGCAG AGGAACTTCTCCATGTCTGTGAACAGTGTGGCAGTGCTGAGGCTCATGGGAAAAGGAGTGGGTGGTGCGGCCCCAGCTGGAGTGGTCCGTGGACGAGGAGCCACACGGGGTGGTCGAG GCCGAGGCCGTGGTGAAGGTGGATTCTACCAAAGAAGTATTGAAGATGCCGAGGTGGGTTTCGGTCGCAGCGTCCGAGAGATTCACCGCAGCCAGAGCTGGGACGACCG GGGTGAGCGTCGATTTGAGAAGCCGCTGCGGCGGGAGGTGGGACGTCCTGGCTTTGAAGAAACTGGAGGTCCCGGGGGTCCGGGGAGGAAAGAGTACACAAGGGCTGACAGTGATAACTGGCGCACCCTAcgggaggagcaggaggaagacGAAGGGGAGCCGGGCAGTAACTGGAGACTTGCTGGATCCCGTAGGGATG ATGGTGGTCCTCGCTCAGCGGGCTGGCGGGACCACAGTGGTCCAGGAGAAGGTCGGAGGAGGAAGTTTGATTTCGACTTCCGGGACTCTGACGGTCACGGTGGCGGGCGTCGGCGCGCAGGCAGCGATGGTCTAGAGGACGATAGGGACGGCCTGCCCGAGTGGTGTACAGATGAGGAGGATGGGGAGATGGGCACTTTTGACTCGTCTGGAGCGTTCATGCCTATGAAG AAGAGTAGCAAGGAGACAATCCTGGAGGAGTTTGAGTTTAAGGGGattgaggaggaggaagaggagggagacagCCTTGCTGATATGGAGAGGAACAGCGCTGAAGGAGACAAAGACAAGG AGATTAAAGAAGCCATCTCTGTTGTTGGAGATGGTGAGACAAAGCCAGCATCTCCTTCGTCTTCTCCAACAGCTCACTGTCCCCCTCCATCGCTGGAGTCCCAACCCAGCAGTGCTAGTCAAGTGGTGGATAATGCTCAGCTGAGCAACAGCCAGTCTGTGAAGGCCAGCAGCACGTCTGGTGAAG ATGCAGCTCCATTAGGGGGCTCCAAGGCCCAGCTGAGTCCCAGCACcgcagccacctcctccagcctgCCTCCTCCACCCCCCTCATCTGCTGCTCCTCTCCTCCCGCCATCTGGAGGAGACGCTGAGGACGACGAAGGCATGAAACACCTGCAGCAG GAGGCAGAGAAGATGGTGGCATCACTGCAGGATACTTCTTTGGAGGAGGAGTGCttcacccaggctctgcagcagcaggagagcaGGAACACGGCAGCTGCTCTGCCGCTAACTCACGAGGCTGCCATGAAGTGGTTCTATAAGGACCCGCAGGGAGAGATCCAGG GTCCATTCACCACGGTGGAGATGTGTGAGTGGTTTCAGGCTGGCTACTTCACCATGACCCTGCTGGTGAAGCGGGGCTGTGATGAAGGTTTCCAACCCCTGGGGGATGTCATCAAGATGTGGGGCCGCGTGCCCTTTGCCCCGGGTCCTTCCCCGCCGCCCCTGCTGGTGAGACAGCTACCACCAACGCAGCGCCCGCAGCCCAACCGGGGGCCCGCCGGGACT GGAAACCTGGACCAGGAGCGCCTGAAAAAGCAACAGGAGCTCGCAGCAGCAGCTCTTTATCAACAGctccaacagcagcagcagctattCCAGCTCATGAACAG TGAGCAGAGTATGATGCCTTCGATGAACAGATCGATGTCAGTGCCAGACACAGGGTCCATGTGGGACATGCATACCTCAGCTTCACAGCCGTCAG GTGGTGAAGCCAGTCTTTGGGACATAACAATGAATCCTTCTACTCAGGGTCCAACTCTCGAACAGCTTCAGAAG CTCCAGCAGGAGAGACGAGACGCTGAACTCAGGGCGAAgcgtgaggaagaggagcagcgTAAGCGAAGGGAGGAGAAGAGAAGGCAACAGGAGGAGCAgaaaaggagggaggaggaggagatctTCAGACGCAAGCAG TGTCGTCAGCAGCAGGAACTGATCATGAAATTGCTGCAGCAGACCCCCCAGCAGCAAGGACCGGGGGCAGGCAGCTCAAGTTGGAGTGGGGCTTCCTCCTCTGGGCTTTCTAAGGCAGGAAAGCCCCAGGCTCTGGCTTTGCTGGAAATACAGCAGGAGACCGAGAGACttctgaagcagcagcagagagccCAGCAGCAGAGAGACCGC CACTCTGGTTTGTCGATGGGGAGCTCCTCCATGGGAGGGCAGTGGGTGGATGGCGTCGGTATGTGGGGAGGGCCGGGTAGTCTGGAGAGTAAGAGCAGTAGTGGAGGGTCTTCGGGCAGCATGGGCATGTGGGACGAGGCTGTGAAGAACCAGACCGGCCTGCGTGggaacagcaacaacaacatggGCCTTAAGAACAGCCGCAGCAGCCCATCACTCAG TGATCAGTACATGATCCGTCGTAAGCGCAccgaggaggaagagaagctgctgaagctgctgcagggcATGAAGCCTCAGGACGGCTTCACCACCTGGTGTGAACAGATGCTGCACGCTCTCAACACCTCTGCCAacaactcctcctcctctgtggatG TTGCCACAATTGTGGCATACCTGAAGGAGGTGGAGTCTCCCTATGCAGTGCTGGATTTCATCCGGTCCTACCTAGGGGACACAGTGGAAGCCAAAGAGTTCGCCAAACAGTTTCTGGAGCGACGTGCCAAACAGAAAGCCAACCAACAGAGACAGCAGCAACAG TTATCAAAGGAAGTGGCTGGATTGAACATGAACTTCCCTCTGCAG gATTCAATGCGAGGTATGAATCCCAACACTCTGCAGTCCATGTTTCAGTCCAACCACATGGGCAAGGCTGGTCTCTATGATAACCAGGGAggaaagatgaagaagaaacagcCCATGATGCTGCACTCTGACCCCAGCATCTTAG GGTACTCATTCCACAACACGGGCGAGTGTATGAGCCTGAATGAgatggagatggtggaggattacTGA
- the si:dkey-85k7.11 gene encoding endonuclease domain-containing 1 protein, giving the protein MHLFFTSLFPFTLLMASHLVGATVSKTFKECSQFFYMQTPPAGIRGASLKWICQKYADKLRYATLYDSSRHLPLYSAYVFKKSDGKRRMDTPWMYEPQLLSNDESSNMKALPLSEKTPPLIEDSQVVLEDYTDAIGYRRGPLNPDLHQAEPDDKSSTYTLTNVVPLITDFLETSWNPYLDIVRRRLNNFCHGKSFVVTGVTVSGAAIQRNNRDRLIIPKHLWLAYCCPQFDHNSPYEVRFMFPSYGGYALNEQAGFSVVEVPLKTLETFLRSQTDIDSDMAIFYKGCVAENPLKKRRDLTNVLV; this is encoded by the exons ATGCATCTGTTTTTCACGTCTTTATTCCCCTTCACCCTGCTGATGGCGTCCCACCTGGTGGGTGCCACCGTGTCCAAGACCTTCAAAGAGTGCAGCCAATTCTTCTACATGCAGACCCCGCCTGCAGGGATCAGAGGAGCAAGCCTCAAGTGGATCTGCCAGAAATATGCAGACAAACTTCGCTACGCCACACTGTATGACAGCAGTCGCCATCTCCCCCTCTACTCAGCCTACGTCTTCAAGAAGTCTGACGGGAAGAGGAGGATGGACACCCCCTGGATGTATGAGCCTCAG CTGCTTTCAAATGATGAGAGTAGCAACATGAAGGCACTTCCCCTGAGTGAAAAGACTCCCCCTCTGATTGAGGACAGCCAGGTTGTTTTAGAGGACTACACAGATGCCATAGGATATCGACGTGGCCCACTAAACCCTGACCTGCACCAAGCAGAGCCAGATGACAAATCCTCCACTTACACCCTGACCAACGTAGTTCCACTGATCACAGATTTCCTGGAAACCTCTTGGAACCCATACTTAGACATCGTTCGCCGACGTCTCAACAATTTCTGCCACGGCAAATCTTTTGTGGTGACAGGGGTGACTGTTTCAGGGGCTGCCATTCAGCGTAATAACAGGGACCGTCTCATCATTCCAAAACACTTATGGTTGGCATACTGCTGTCCACAGTTTGATCATAACTCACCATATGAAGTGAGGTTTATGTTCCCTAGCTACGGGGGCTATGCACTGAATGAACAGGCTGGATTTAGTGTAGTCGAGGTACCTCTAAAGACTCTGGAGACATTCTTAAGGAGCCAGACTGACATAGACAGTGACATGGCCATATTCTACAAGGGATGTGTGGCAGAAAATCCCTTAAAGAAGAGGAGAGACCTTACCAATGTTTTAGTATGA
- the LOC134624040 gene encoding endonuclease domain-containing 1 protein-like: protein MAAWVQTAFLLFSITLAVIGKVEKELSPECKEFLYMGTPPRGLEHHSVQFICQYYNKKPRYMTLYNTVDHIPIYSAYIFKRSEGEKCMDVPWMYEPQLSTSSETDEMQPFPRSYMHMNFEDAQAVLDDYTNAILYERGTLNPDEHQNEPDDKAATYTLTNVVPVVPEVNNLIWDKQEHMIRKRLNNYCRGTAHIVTGVTTSGKMIRRENMNRIAVPTYLWSAYCCVDYDHNTPFNDRYKFPSFAYYGLNEDENNDMVEVSVQKLEDFLKKTEFVSQNFQIFVGDCSIQAPEKTA, encoded by the exons ATGGCAGCTTGGGTACAGACAGCTTTTCTACTTTTCAGCATAACGTTAGCAGTAATAGGCAAAGTGGAAAAAGAGCTTTCTCCAGAGTGCAAAGAATTCCTCTACATGGGAACGCCACCGAGAGGACTGGAACACCACTCCGTCCAGTTCATTTGTCAGTACTACAATAAAAAGCCACGCTACATGACTCTGTACAACACTGTGGACCATATACCGATCTACTCTGCCTACATATTTAAACGCTCAGAAGGGGAGAAATGTATGGATGTCCCTTGGATGTACGAACCTCAG CTGTCCACATCCTCTGAAACAGACGAGATGCAGCCCTTTCCACGGAGTTACATGCACATGAACTTTGAAGATGCCCAAGCTGTTCTTGACGATTACACAAATGCCATCCTTTACGAGCGCGGCACGCTCAACCCAGACGAGCATCAGAATGAACCTGACGACAAAGCAGCTACCTACACCCTCACCAATGTGGTACCCGTGGTGCCTGAAGTCAACAACCTAATCTGGGACAAACAGGAACACATGATCCGCAAAAGGCTTAACAACTACTGTCGTGGAACGGCTCACATTGTCACCGGGGTCACCACCTCTGGCAAGATGATCCGCCGGGAAAACATGAACCGCATTGCAGTTCCCACCTACTTGTGGTCAGCATATTGCTGTGTTGACTATGACCACAACACACCTTTTAATGACCGTTACAAATTCCCATCTTTTGCTTACTATGGCCTCAACGAGGATGAGAACAATGACATGGTGGAAGTCTCCGTCCAGAAGCTGGAGGACTTTCTCAAGAAGACAGAATTTGTAAGCCAGAACTTTCAGATCTTTGTGGGCGACTGCTCCATACAAGCACCTGAGAAAACTGCATAG